The DNA sequence tctttttttatagCAATTCACACAACGACTAAGCCatatattatgatttatccACTTACCCGTGCACCCATAAGAGAGGAAAAAACAATATTTGCTTCTGCTGCATCTTCTACTACCAATTGCTTGAGCAGCCTTCGCTCTGGATCCATAGTTGTCTCCCATAATTGTGCAGGCATCATTTCACCCAAACCTGCATTGTAATCACAGATAACAAACTTTAAATTGTGCCCTCCTCTTTAtgttagccttttttttttctttttttttttttatccctttTGGCGGTCAGAGAAGGAGAGctgaaattaaatgttttatcaCTCACGTAGCAAATATCAGCAGCCCAACAATACATTAGACTGTTGTATTAAAACCTAGTTATAATGGAAAAATCCgtttaccacaaaaaaaaaaaaaaaaaaaaaaaaaaaaaaaagaagaatttctAATGTGGAAACAGACTGTTGAATGTAAGGTGAGCACTAGGACCTGCAAGGAAATAACATATTTGCCCCACAGTAAAATTCATCCTTGACTTAGACACACATGTCTAACCTTTGAACCTCTGAATGTTGTATGATGCATTTGCAGGAAAGGAACTCTGAAGTTCCCTAAGTTCAGGATCATCATAGCAATAGTATACTTGCTTCCCCCTCTCAACCTGATCATATGAGGAAAAAGTAATGGACTTAGCTTTAATTATTCACAAATGATGCTTTCTGGTCTATTATAATTATAGGCAAACCTTGTAAAGAGGTGGGACGCCAACATATATGCAGCCTTCATCAAATAATGCTTTCTGCAAGCAAGAACTGCTGCATCAAACGGATAATAAATTGTACATGACAAATACTGGTATTACAcactctttcttttattttcctttcttttttcttttctaattcaaaataacaaaAGTTCATAAAATCATTCCCTACTTGATATCTGAAGAAAAATGTCAATAGCAGTGTTCTGATGTGAGCCCCATCTACATCAGCATCTGTCAAGATTATGATCTTATGATAACGCAAAGCCtcctttttaaaatcttccccCTGAACcaaggtgataaaacaaattaccaTAACTAAGCAGTTAGAAAATTCTTCAAGGACAGATTTtagtagtaaaaataaataaaaattggttcAACCTTTACTCCAAGTCCAAGACcaagaattaaattttgaatctcTTCATTTTTGTACATCGCTGCTTCATCCTTCCTTTCAACGTTCAGAATTTTACCCCTGAGAGGAAGAATAGCctgaataaagaaaaataaatttagtaattaataACTTACAACCATCTTGTATACTTTAATTACAAAACCCCCAAATCTTTAAGAGCTAttgcaaaaacaaaatgcaaggCAAAACCCACATTCATGGGAAATACTAACATTGCCAAACAACAATCACCAGAATCAGAAGTCAAAGTTTTACCTGGAAGCGCCTATCACGACCTTGCTTTGCGCTTCCACCAGCTGAATCTCCTTCAACTATAAAGATTTCTACAGGCACagattaatgaagaagaatttgtaaaattcttgaaattgtAGTGCCAAATTGGTCCAAATGCCTTGTAATATACATGCTAAGAATGTTAAGCTTACCAGATTCTTCAGGATTTGTTGATGTGCAATCAGCTAGTTTTCCCGGAAGAGATGACGAACGCAAAACACTCTTTTGTCTCACTAGTTCTCTTGCTCTTTTTGCTGCTAAAGCTGCCTACAGAGGGAAATATCATACATGAGAAACAGGTCTTGGGTTAAACATATGCTGGCAATGGACTTATAGAATTTTCAAAGTACAACAATTTGATCAAGCACGAAAAGAGTTGTACAGAACAATATGAACTAAAAGGCGGTTACCTTGAGAGCATTTAGTGCCTTAGAAAGGATTGAATCAAGTACATCTGGATGCAACTCCCAGTATTCTGTAAGATATTCTTGAACAGATTGATCAACCACCTTCCTCACCTCTGGATTTCCCAACCTTGTCTTTAGCAACAAAAACAACCACTAGTTAAGTAAGGATGAGCATTTAGCAGTACAACATCACTTCATTTGTCTACAGTAACAACATAGGTAAATCCACATCACAGACTAAAATAGTGATAAACTAGCAGACCTTTGTCTGGCCTTCAAACTCTGGATTTGGAACCTTGACAGAAATGACACACGTTAATCCCTCTCTTACATGTTCACCACTTAAAGTGATATCCTTTtcctgaaaaaaataaagatgctTTATATTAGTGAATTTTAGATTTACTTTCATCCACGTTCTGTTGTTATTAAAAGATACGGTCCACTTTTATAAAGGAAAGCCAATAAAATACTTTGATTACTAATTTTACCAAAACCAAATAAGTAACTTTGGAATTTTATGAATTACTTATTAGTTACTAGATTCAATCAGTAACAGAAAGAACAGAGTAACCTACACAGACGCACCTTGAtaatctttgatttttttccaaGGTTATTGAGAGTTCTTGTTAGTGAAGCCTTAATTCCTTCTATATGTGTGCCACCATCAATAGTGCGTATACTATTAGCATATCCCAACATTGTATCAGAATATGCATCTGAACACCTAGTAGCGATTAAAAGAACCAAATCATGTTACACAAGTAAAACAAGGAATTGTTACCAACCATATGCATAGCATCATATCAAGTAAACTCTGTACATTCACAGCAAAGGATGAATAACACCAGTTAAATCAGATGatgcagaaaaaaacaaattttcttttgagAAATATGTTTCAAAATGCATATCACTAACAGACTAACTGGATTACCATTGGAGAGCCACATCGATAGTGATTCCATCTATTTCTTTTCTGAAACCCACAACATCATGGAGTGGTTTCTGGAACAGAGAACTGTTAGTCAATAATCTTTATACAATAATGGAAATGCCAAATCGTGAAATATTAATCGCCACACTATATCACATGTATACAAATAAAATGACAGACAAAAAATgacattagtttttattagaaCGTTGTATCAATCATAGACCTTGATGCAAGGTAAAAATGTCCAGTATACCTTATCAGTATTTAGCCATTTCACATATTCAATCAACCCCCCAGCATAAAAGTATTCATTAAACTGAATCTTTTCTGGATCACTATCTTCTTTCCTAAGAGTGATGGTAAGCTGCAAAAATCAAGCAATAGGAAACAGTAAGCTATAAAGTACATAGAAACAAGTTCAAAGGTCAAGTCACAGGAAATAGTATGGTGTAAGATCCTCAGTATTCAACCAgcatactaaaaataaaaatgatgaacAGTTCACTTGGAGTATGAAAGAGAAACAATATCATATATTAGATGAACAGTTCACTTGAACTATGAAAGAGAAACAATATCATATATTAAGGGAGATATAGATataaggaaagaaaaacaatagataaataattggTATGAATACAAAGAGACGTACCATTGGGTTTAGAAATGCTAACTCCCTTATTCGTCCAGCTATTGTGTTGTAGTCAAACTGAATAGCAGTTGTAAATACTGCACAAAAAGTTGAAAGGCAAGAAAAGTATTTGTAGATTTCCAAATATACTAATCAAACAAATGAGATTAAACAACAAATTGATCATAAGGCATTATGAGCCTGAAGGGTAAATGAAAACCTTCTTTGTCAGGCCAAAATCTAATTCGTGTTCCTTGCTGATCTTTCAATTCAACTGGAAGTGCATGAGATGTTAATGTTGTCACAGGCTTCCCACGAGAATATTTTTGCTGGTATTCCAGTCCATCACGCCAAACTGTAACTTCTAAAGCCTACAAAGCATGTATGACACCTATCAGCTGAGCTGAAGACtgctaaacataaataaaacaacacataataaattacaaaaacccAATCAGAATGGAAAATATTCATACATCTGCCTCATCATTAAGAGAAAATTCAGGCtgctaattataaaaaaataaaaaataaataaaaaaataagaaaaggtaaAAAACTACATGAAGCTGCTAATATGAGATCACCCTGGAGTCCCTTTCAGTTCAAAGAATTCCatgacaattaattatatttatattagaaGGTTCATGAAACCATCACTACCACCTAATTATTCTTCACCACTCAAGCACCATGAGCCATTCATTTCACTAAtgctttttatatatgtttcagagacagagacagagacagagacagagaccaCTGCACACCTCAGACAAGGCATTAACGACAGATAATCCTACACCATGTAATCCACCAGACACACTGTAGCCACTGCTGGAACCACCAAACTTTCCACCAGCATGTAAAACCTGCTCAAGTTAATTGCATTCACGATCTgcaaagtaataaaaaatatgcaaaatggaaaaaaaaattttaaaaattgcctTAATACTACCGTCAATACAGTCTCCAGTGCAGATTTCTTGGTCACGGGGTGCATATCAATAGGAATCTGCAAGTGGCAATAACAGAGAAAAATCTTAGCAAAAGACATCAAAATCTAGCATAAACAGCTCCACTCTTAAAcagaatataattaaaaataattttcttgaaCTATTGAACTACATGTATCATATCCAAAACTTGATAGGAACATTGTTTAACAACTCTGGAAATATCAACTACTGCACAACATGTATTCAGTAATATCAGAGAGCTTAGAAATATGCACCATGTGACATAAAGGCATAAccaaattaaagttttaaaattaaaaattccttCTTGAACTTGGTCTGTAAGATCCAAGGATGTTGATGTTCTCCTTTCTCTCAGCAAACATATAACAAAGAAATATATTGCTGTCAGCAGCCTCTTTAGGATAGAAGATAAACCATACCCCACGGCCATTGTCAGTGATGCTCACAGAATCGTCTGCTAGTAACACAACCTCAATCTTTGAAGCAAAACCAGCTTGAGCCTCATCAACAGCATTATCCAATATTTCGTAGACCTAAAGAAGCACGAACAGCAACCTCAGAAATTTAGTTTACTTTTGTTAGATATGAACCCAGCAAAAGCATATAACTGAAGCAGTCTGCAAAATTAAAAGAGCAAAATTGATACCAAGTGATGCAAACCACGAGCTCCTGTGCTCCCAATATACATTCCTGGCCTTTTTCTAACAGGGTCCAGTCCTTCCAGTACCTAAATATGATAGAAAGGCAGCACCTTTAACAGAATGGCAACTTACTTCATAAGCCCAAAATATCCCAATTTTCTATTAGTATTGATTTGTGAGCAACCGCAATTATAAATTTCCAACACCATTTTTCTCCCGTTTTCTCTCCAACCCAACAACATTTACCTGAATTTGGTCCGACCCATAAGCTTTGGAGGTGGCAGTTTCAGTGCTGGATGACATGAAAGCCCTCGGAGGAGCAACCACATTTCGAAGCAAAAAGCAACTGGAATCCTTCCTCAACCGAAAACCTGTGGTTCTGTATCACCAGAAAAAACCTGATTATCAGAGTTGTAGTCATCTTTTGATTCTTCATTTTCTCTCTCTGGGTTTTCTAGAGAAGCAAACGCAGAATAAGCAGAAACTGATTAAAGGTAGGGAGATGTGTACCTGGGTGGTTTGATGTAGAGGGAAGGACAAGCaaaagaagacgaagaagaagaaaaatggaagTGCGAGTAGAGGGGAGAGCAATATTGAGAGCGAAATGCCATGAAACGAAGATAAGGAAGGGTGGCACGAGGAGTTCTGAGAAGAGAAAGAAGCGCCATTTCTCTTTTTACTTCTCTCTGATTTTCTTCCTATATTTTCTGGTCTTTAAATTTGCAATTGAATTTTTTActaatctttctttttctctttttctttttttaccttttttttttttgtctttttttattttattttttgtccctTTTTTCTTAAACCCTAGTAGAGGGACGGCCAAATGTTCCTTTGCTCCTTCCCTCCActccttttaaaaatttaaaataaggatTTATTCTTACAGAAAATGTTGTTCTTTAAATGAAATGTAATTTATAGTTGGTGTTGTTAGACAATATTCTAGCTGAATTATCCATATCATAGTTTGTGCGAATATTTTTCACCCAACaaccaaatttgataaaatgatCACACTTGTCTTAACGATGATGCAAATGCATGAATATTTTTCATTCAACTCTGATAGACTAGTACTTATTGTCACAAATCATGTTGGTTTTTATGCgagatttattgtttttttccaattaaaaataaaaattatatatcatatataaagtTGTACTTAAACTCTTGGAAacaaatctttaaaattttgggattttgatgtctttcttttttataaaattttgtgtgGCATGCACTTCAAACATCATAACTCATTTTTAAAATCAACAgccatttttaattaattttttattatttttaacaaaattaatcttataaacaataaatgtttaatttgtaaaatacaaAGTGTTTTTTCATGAAATGTCACTGGATGCACCccaaaacttttatattttcaagaaaaagaatatattttatacaacagataaaatgttatatagagacaaatacatacatatatatatatatatatatatatatataagtatcatATATTTAACATGATATTTTTACATTTGCTCATTCTTTTTGTGGGGCATTAGGCACAGGCCTTAGTGGCCTTGACCTTTAGCCGGCCATGTTGATCGTAGAGCCCAAGAGTGAAAAATGCTGCCCTTGTCTTGTCCTTGTGTCACAGCCAGACAAAAATGACCTATGACTTTCTTGCATTCctggaaaaagtaaaaatagaaataagagagagaaattattagTCATAAACAAATGGTTCTTCAGCGGAAATAGCTCACAACTAAATATTGACTCAAGATGGTGCATACCGCACCATGCATTTCTTATTGAAATGAATTATTTCAAAGAATTTTTGCCTTCAGTGGGAAACACAAGActctttaatcctcatcataaaatGCAGACTGTAATAGTAGTGCATTATATATAGATCGTTAAAAAGTTCAATTATGCACAATTTTTTACCTCGCAGAAAGTGAATGAGAACTATTTACAGCTGTTCTAGAAACACTAAGGCGCCTCATTCTCTGTTCATGGTCCTTGCCAACACGCATAGCAGCAACTTCCTTTTCCATGGTGGCGACTTCTCTTCGCATCTTTTTGGCCTCAACTTCCATTGCTTTGTTCAATGTGTCAACCTTCTTCGCCAACATCTACTTGTTTCCACATTAGAAACAACAGATTATATTAGCACCATATAAGAGGTAGGACAAGGCTACAATATGAAATAGAAACATGCTATCCAACCTCAATTGCATCATCTTTGTCCTTAAGGGTCTGATCTTTCTCATGGCAAGCTTTCCTCAAAGATACAACTTCCTTCTGTAACATGTCATACAGCATTCCTGAAACATAATCTTCATGTTCTGTTCTGGAATTCTCTATTGAAGTTCCAACTGTACTCTCCTCATTCTTAGCAATTCTCTCAGCCATTCGGGAGTCATCCCTATCAATGTTAGGTGCACTGTCTTTCCCTAATGCATCTGGTGTTGGTTTATCTCTATCCAGAGTTCTACTACCACCATCAAATGATCTAGATGAGATCTTGGAATTCTTTAATAGCGCAACAGCACTGCTGGAACGCTGGGCACCAAATTGCGGACTTGCAATTTTCCTGGATGAATGGCCATTGGAGGGCAATCTAGAGTCAACTCCACCAAGAGACTGGCGCCTTGAACGCCCGTTGCTTAGGCTTCTAGATTCTGAGGCTGTTCGAGAACTACCATTAGATGCTTTAAGCCTATCTTCCAAAACTTTGAATCGCATTTGGTATTTTTCCTGATCAATTGATAATCAATTACAAGGAGTGTAGTAAATAGGTAACAGTAACAAGTAATAAAGAATTGCTATGTTACCTTTAATTGGGCTTCTGCCTTGGCAGTGCGCTCCGCTACTGCCAGTTTATCTCGAAGCTGTTGCATTTCTCCCTGCAAAAGGGAAATTATGGAAACATAATTAgtatataagaaaatttaaacagttcttttcttatttttatttttccattctaTTGAAGCAAATACAAGCATCTTCTCACAACAATACAGTAATTACTGATAACATGCCTGAAAAAATTTTCTCTCTTCAAGCCATTGCTTTACAGGCATCACTTTGTCATTGCCATCTTTCCACTCATTCGCAACTACAGTGGCAACACGATTTGCTGAAACCTTTGCACGAGCCACCTCTCGTTCCAAAGTTTTTTTCTCCTCCTGCATAAGCTTTTGAGGTTAGAGCAAGCTGCATGACACAGTTAGACAAAATGATTTTGATTAAAGGAGCTTCAaattacagtcattacattcatcTCTTGCACTTTTCTCTGGAAATCACGCACAGCATTGGCAGCAGCCCCACCAGCCAAAACAGCCTCTTCAAGCTCACGAACAGTTTGAGTTAGCTTTTCAACCTCAGCAACTTTCTGTCGATGCATCCTGTCAAGGATTTTGTTCTCCTCCTGAAAAAAGAGCAGATAGTCGTGAGACTTGTATCAACTGTGAGATACCCAATACTTCATGCATGTTGTTTTTGAAGGgaaattatatgaaattaaaaccTGGCATATTTCTATCTGTTTCATTAGCTCTTGGTTCTTATTTTGCAGATCGTCAACCAAGGATGCTTTCACTAGAGCAATCTCAACAGTTCTCTCTGCCTCAAGTAGAGCAGCCTCCTTGGATTTTGTTAGCCGATCAAGTGCTCTATTGTCATCCTGCAACTTTGCTACCTGAAAACCAAAACATAGTGCAGATGAGAAACGGTTACCGCATTACTTGAAACGTCAGTGGCAATGTCAGGAAAGACCAAATATGAGTGGAAAGTATACCTCCTGCCTTGCCAGCTTAAGCTCTGCTTCCAATGGAGTGATAATGGCCTCAATGGGAGGCATTTCATCATCTTTCTGTGCAGCATGAACTCTTCTAAGTGTAGCTTCTGCAGCAAATTGTGCAGCCAAAGCAGCTTTTTTctcatcaataatttttttaatctcaagATTCTGCAAATTACaatgtattaattattataagtaGAATAAATTCACATATATGGTTATAGAACATGATAATTACAATCAGGGAAATAACGCATACAAAAATAGTACCTTGCTTTCTAGAAGGGCTTCAGTTGCTTTAAGTTTTCCATCCACTTTGTTTAGCTCATCCGTCAACTGAATTTATTAATGAgtccaaatatcaatttttcAGTAAAAGATCCATGGTTGTACAATCTAGCTGATGTTAACAGTCCAATAAAACATTCAACAGAACCAGAATTGATAGTTAAACATATGGCATTATTTTCAACAAATTCAGGAACTTAAAATTAACTATCATGCAGATCAGGAATAGAAAAACAACAATATGTTGATATAATGAATTACAAGCAAACCTATGAAGTACCTCTTCGACTGCTTTCTCTTTCAGGCGTTCTGAATTCCTCAACGACTTTATTTCTGCAAGTGCATCACCCAATTCCCTATCTTTATCTGTTATTTAAAACAGAAAGCCTCTAGTCAAATCCCAGAATTACATCATTTGTACATGAGCAATAACACTGCAAGCATTTTCTTTCCTTCAACCACCTAAAGGATTCAAAAACAGATACTGGGTATTCCTTTTAGTTAACAGAGAATTATTCCAAGACAATGTATTACACAACTATAA is a window from the Ziziphus jujuba cultivar Dongzao chromosome 11, ASM3175591v1 genome containing:
- the LOC107403951 gene encoding DNA gyrase subunit B, chloroplastic/mitochondrial isoform X2, producing the protein MALLSLLRTPRATLPYLRFMAFRSQYCSPLYSHFHFSSSSSSFACPSLYIKPPRTTGFRLRKDSSCFLLRNVVAPPRAFMSSSTETATSKAYGSDQIQVLEGLDPVRKRPGMYIGSTGARGLHHLVYEILDNAVDEAQAGFASKIEVVLLADDSVSITDNGRGIPIDMHPVTKKSALETVLTVLHAGGKFGGSSSGYSVSGGLHGVGLSVVNALSEALEVTVWRDGLEYQQKYSRGKPVTTLTSHALPVELKDQQGTRIRFWPDKEVFTTAIQFDYNTIAGRIRELAFLNPMLTITLRKEDSDPEKIQFNEYFYAGGLIEYVKWLNTDKKPLHDVVGFRKEIDGITIDVALQWCSDAYSDTMLGYANSIRTIDGGTHIEGIKASLTRTLNNLGKKSKIIKEKDITLSGEHVREGLTCVISVKVPNPEFEGQTKTRLGNPEVRKVVDQSVQEYLTEYWELHPDVLDSILSKALNALKAALAAKRARELVRQKSVLRSSSLPGKLADCTSTNPEESEIFIVEGDSAGGSAKQGRDRRFQAILPLRGKILNVERKDEAAMYKNEEIQNLILGLGLGVKGEDFKKEALRYHKIIILTDADVDGAHIRTLLLTFFFRYQQFLLAESII
- the LOC107403951 gene encoding DNA gyrase subunit B, chloroplastic/mitochondrial isoform X3, translating into MALLSLLRTPRATLPYLRFMAFRSQYCSPLYSHFHFSSSSSSFACPSLYIKPPRTTGFRLRKDSSCFLLRNVVAPPRAFMSSSTETATSKAYGSDQIQVLEGLDPVRKRPGMYIGSTGARGLHHLVYEILDNAVDEAQAGFASKIEVVLLADDSVSITDNGRGIPIDMHPVTKKSALETVLTVLHAGGKFGGSSSGYSVSGGLHGVGLSVVNALSEALEVTVWRDGLEYQQKYSRGKPVTTLTSHALPVELKDQQGTRIRFWPDKEVFTTAIQFDYNTIAGRIRELAFLNPMLTITLRKEDSDPEKIQFNEYFYAGGLIEYVKWLNTDKKPLHDVVGFRKEIDGITIDVALQWCSDAYSDTMLGYANSIRTIDGGTHIEGIKASLTRTLNNLGKKSKIIKEKDITLSGEHVREGLTCVISVKVPNPEFEGQTKTRLGNPEVRKVVDQSVQEYLTEYWELHPDVLDSILSKALNALKAALAAKRARELVRQKSVLRSSSLPGKLADCTSTNPEESEIFIVEGDSAGGSAKQGRDRRFQAILPLRGKILNVERKDEAAMYKNEEIQNLILGLGLGVKGEDFKKEALRYHKIIILTDADVDGAHIRTLLLTFFFRYQFLLAESII
- the LOC107403951 gene encoding DNA gyrase subunit B, chloroplastic/mitochondrial isoform X1, producing the protein MALLSLLRTPRATLPYLRFMAFRSQYCSPLYSHFHFSSSSSSFACPSLYIKPPRTTGFRLRKDSSCFLLRNVVAPPRAFMSSSTETATSKAYGSDQIQVLEGLDPVRKRPGMYIGSTGARGLHHLVYEILDNAVDEAQAGFASKIEVVLLADDSVSITDNGRGIPIDMHPVTKKSALETVLTVLHAGGKFGGSSSGYSVSGGLHGVGLSVVNALSEALEVTVWRDGLEYQQKYSRGKPVTTLTSHALPVELKDQQGTRIRFWPDKEVFTTAIQFDYNTIAGRIRELAFLNPMLTITLRKEDSDPEKIQFNEYFYAGGLIEYVKWLNTDKKPLHDVVGFRKEIDGITIDVALQWCSDAYSDTMLGYANSIRTIDGGTHIEGIKASLTRTLNNLGKKSKIIKEKDITLSGEHVREGLTCVISVKVPNPEFEGQTKTRLGNPEVRKVVDQSVQEYLTEYWELHPDVLDSILSKALNALKAALAAKRARELVRQKSVLRSSSLPGKLADCTSTNPEESEIFIVEGDSAGGSAKQGRDRRFQAILPLRGKILNVERKDEAAMYKNEEIQNLILGLGLGVKGEDFKKEALRYHKIIILTDADVDGAHIRTLLLTFFFRYQKALFDEGCIYVGVPPLYKVERGKQVYYCYDDPELRELQSSFPANASYNIQRFKGLGEMMPAQLWETTMDPERRLLKQLVVEDAAEANIVFSSLMGARVDVRKELIQNSASKINLDQLDI
- the LOC107403956 gene encoding microtubule-associated protein 70-1, encoding MANSFHISNGEAELPKPPSASLLTTSASFKARKKPMSASAGSGATSTLSRAGSQVDDIVTLLHGSDPVRVELNRLENEVRDKDRELGDALAEIKSLRNSERLKEKAVEELTDELNKVDGKLKATEALLESKNLEIKKIIDEKKAALAAQFAAEATLRRVHAAQKDDEMPPIEAIITPLEAELKLARQEVAKLQDDNRALDRLTKSKEAALLEAERTVEIALVKASLVDDLQNKNQELMKQIEICQEENKILDRMHRQKVAEVEKLTQTVRELEEAVLAGGAAANAVRDFQRKVQEMNEEKKTLEREVARAKVSANRVATVVANEWKDGNDKVMPVKQWLEERKFFQGEMQQLRDKLAVAERTAKAEAQLKEKYQMRFKVLEDRLKASNGSSRTASESRSLSNGRSRRQSLGGVDSRLPSNGHSSRKIASPQFGAQRSSSAVALLKNSKISSRSFDGGSRTLDRDKPTPDALGKDSAPNIDRDDSRMAERIAKNEESTVGTSIENSRTEHEDYVSGMLYDMLQKEVVSLRKACHEKDQTLKDKDDAIEMLAKKVDTLNKAMEVEAKKMRREVATMEKEVAAMRVGKDHEQRMRRLSVSRTAVNSSHSLSARNARKS